From the genome of Kaistella daneshvariae, one region includes:
- a CDS encoding bifunctional metallophosphatase/5'-nucleotidase, translated as MNRKQFLKTAGGGALALTLAPNLLLAENFDILKSASEYQLTILHTNDQHSRIEPFDSSYTRNPNQGGFARRAALIQKIRSEESNVLLLDSGDTFQGTPYFNFFGGELEFKLMSMMGYDASTMGNHDFDNGLAGFKKVRPVAKFPFICSNYDFSNTILDGETEKYKIFNKNGIKVGVFGVGIELAGLVGKKDYGETVYLNPIEIAQQYSEFLRNEKKCDLVICLSHLGYEYKDSPKVSDQVLAANTDGIDLILGGHTHTFLPEPQAFQNRKGKNVLVNQVGWAGLLLGKIDFYFDKNKAVKNISWQNQIIDDKIVV; from the coding sequence ATGAATAGGAAACAGTTTCTGAAAACCGCTGGTGGCGGAGCTTTAGCACTTACTTTGGCGCCAAACCTTTTGTTAGCGGAAAATTTCGATATATTAAAATCTGCGTCAGAATATCAGCTGACGATTTTGCATACCAACGATCAGCACAGCAGAATTGAACCTTTTGATTCTTCCTATACGCGAAACCCAAATCAGGGAGGTTTTGCGCGCCGTGCAGCATTAATCCAGAAAATCCGGAGCGAAGAAAGCAACGTGCTTTTGCTGGATTCCGGCGATACTTTTCAGGGCACTCCTTACTTCAACTTTTTTGGTGGTGAACTGGAATTTAAATTAATGTCGATGATGGGCTACGACGCGTCCACGATGGGAAATCACGATTTTGACAACGGTTTGGCAGGCTTTAAAAAAGTGCGCCCGGTGGCGAAATTCCCTTTCATCTGTTCGAATTACGATTTTTCGAATACCATTTTAGACGGTGAAACCGAGAAGTATAAAATTTTCAATAAAAACGGTATTAAGGTCGGAGTTTTTGGTGTCGGAATCGAACTTGCAGGTCTTGTCGGTAAAAAAGATTACGGCGAAACGGTTTATTTAAATCCGATTGAAATCGCGCAGCAGTATTCTGAATTTTTACGGAACGAAAAAAAATGCGATTTGGTGATTTGCCTTTCGCATCTCGGTTACGAGTACAAAGACAGCCCCAAGGTTTCGGACCAGGTTCTTGCGGCAAATACCGATGGAATTGATTTGATTTTAGGCGGCCACACGCACACTTTTTTGCCCGAACCACAGGCTTTTCAAAACCGAAAAGGAAAAAACGTGCTTGTAAACCAGGTGGGTTGGGCTGGTTTGCTTTTAGGAAAAATCGATTTTTATTTTGATAAAAATAAAGCCGTAAAAAATATTTCGTGGCAAAATCAGATTATTGATGACAAGATAGTGGTCTGA
- a CDS encoding 5'-nucleotidase C-terminal domain-containing protein translates to MKSKFLLAGFVAITLISCRAPLAVAKVDVQKNISIAENLPEDQTFKKTIEPYKMELEGKMNTKLSHTAVDLTKSGDNSNLGNLLADYTFEGADVWAKNNGIPGGIDGAVINIGGIRTTIAKGDIVTRQIYEVMPFENEVMIMKMKGSDLQGLFDYYLKTQKNNPVSHITIETDGDKILKQLINGKEVDPAKTYYIATSDYLALGGDNMEYFKKGEMIPTGIKLRDLFLEKFKANPEVTVPTDVRLNFKNKKNTTDE, encoded by the coding sequence ATGAAAAGTAAATTTCTACTGGCCGGCTTTGTCGCCATAACGCTGATTTCCTGCCGTGCGCCGCTTGCCGTTGCGAAAGTTGATGTCCAGAAAAATATTTCAATTGCGGAAAATCTTCCGGAAGACCAGACGTTTAAGAAAACCATCGAGCCATATAAAATGGAACTTGAAGGTAAAATGAATACCAAACTTTCTCACACCGCTGTAGATCTTACCAAATCCGGTGACAACAGCAATTTAGGAAATCTTCTCGCAGATTACACTTTCGAAGGTGCTGATGTTTGGGCGAAAAATAACGGTATTCCGGGTGGAATTGATGGTGCGGTGATCAACATCGGCGGGATCCGGACCACGATTGCGAAAGGCGATATTGTAACGCGGCAGATTTACGAAGTGATGCCTTTTGAAAATGAAGTCATGATTATGAAAATGAAAGGTTCCGACCTTCAGGGACTTTTCGATTATTACCTAAAAACCCAGAAAAATAATCCGGTTTCCCATATTACCATTGAAACTGACGGCGATAAAATTTTAAAACAGCTGATTAACGGAAAAGAAGTAGATCCCGCGAAAACCTATTACATCGCCACTTCCGATTATCTTGCATTGGGCGGCGATAATATGGAGTATTTCAAAAAAGGCGAAATGATTCCGACCGGAATTAAATTACGCGACCTGTTTCTGGAAAAATTTAAAGCAAATCCTGAAGTAACGGTTCCCACGGATGTTCGCCTGAACTTTAAAAATAAAAAAAATACCACTGATGAATAG
- the dapA gene encoding 4-hydroxy-tetrahydrodipicolinate synthase, which produces MSKLKGLGVALVTPFNEDLSVDLDSLTKLVEFNIENGTNYLVVLGTTAEAATLSEHEKKTVIEHIIKVNDKRLPLVLGIGGNNTLEVKKQIEETDLSAFDAVLSVSPYYNRPNQEGLYQHYKALAETGKQIIIYNVPSRTGQNVEASTTVRLAKEFPNLFMIKEAAPSINQYFDILRQKPENFSLVSGDDEYTLPVTLAGGDGVISVIGQAYPKEFSTMVQLAFDGKVKEAYEIHNKLVEITRLIFAEGNPAGIKTILAEMGILKNYVRLPLVVASSGLQEKIKAEMARI; this is translated from the coding sequence ATGAGCAAATTAAAAGGTCTTGGTGTGGCGCTGGTAACACCGTTTAATGAAGATTTATCGGTTGATTTGGATTCACTGACAAAGTTGGTGGAATTCAACATCGAAAACGGCACCAATTATCTCGTGGTTTTGGGTACCACTGCCGAAGCTGCAACCCTTTCGGAACATGAGAAAAAAACGGTCATTGAGCACATTATAAAAGTGAACGATAAGCGCCTACCGCTTGTTCTAGGAATTGGCGGAAACAATACGCTCGAAGTAAAAAAACAGATTGAAGAAACAGATTTATCTGCTTTTGACGCAGTTCTTTCAGTCTCTCCATATTACAACAGACCAAATCAGGAAGGTCTTTATCAGCATTATAAAGCACTTGCGGAAACAGGTAAACAAATTATTATTTACAATGTTCCGTCGCGCACCGGGCAAAATGTGGAAGCCTCTACAACCGTGAGATTGGCAAAAGAATTCCCGAATCTTTTTATGATTAAAGAAGCTGCGCCGAGCATCAACCAATATTTTGATATTTTAAGACAAAAACCGGAGAATTTCAGTTTGGTTTCCGGCGATGATGAATATACACTTCCGGTAACTTTAGCAGGTGGCGATGGTGTAATTTCTGTGATTGGCCAAGCGTACCCGAAAGAATTTTCTACCATGGTTCAGCTGGCTTTTGACGGAAAAGTAAAAGAAGCTTACGAAATTCACAACAAACTCGTAGAAATCACCCGATTGATTTTTGCGGAAGGAAATCCGGCCGGAATCAAGACGATTTTAGCTGAAATGGGAATTTTGAAAAATTACGTTCGTTTGCCTTTGGTTGTGGCAAGTTCCGGACTTCAGGAAAAAATTAAAGCTGAAATGGCTCGGATTTAA
- a CDS encoding ABC transporter substrate-binding protein: MKVISLVPSITETLFDFGMTSNEIMGRTKFCIHPENLGKEVEVIGGTKNLNIEKIRALNPELIIANKEENEELQVEELRKDYKVWVIDIQNLEDNSLFITELGKLLKKPDLARNFNESIDGIFSEIKVETPKKVAYLIWKNPYMTIGSDTFIHDVLSIIGFQNIFSDQTRYPEIALSDLQEAEYIFLSTEPYPFKQKHVEEFQAEFPSKKIILVDGEAFSWFGTHLAKKAEYLQHLAKL, from the coding sequence ATGAAAGTCATTTCGCTCGTTCCGAGCATTACCGAAACACTTTTTGATTTTGGAATGACTTCAAACGAAATTATGGGTCGTACAAAATTCTGCATTCATCCGGAAAATTTGGGGAAGGAAGTTGAAGTTATTGGCGGCACCAAAAATCTGAATATTGAAAAAATCCGTGCTTTAAACCCCGAATTAATTATTGCGAATAAAGAAGAAAACGAAGAACTTCAGGTGGAAGAACTCCGCAAAGATTATAAGGTTTGGGTCATCGATATTCAAAATTTAGAAGACAATTCGCTGTTTATTACCGAGCTTGGCAAATTGCTAAAAAAACCCGATTTAGCACGGAATTTTAATGAAAGCATTGACGGGATTTTTTCTGAAATTAAAGTCGAAACACCGAAAAAAGTGGCGTATCTCATTTGGAAAAATCCGTATATGACGATAGGTTCGGATACTTTTATTCATGATGTTTTAAGCATAATCGGTTTCCAGAATATTTTTTCAGATCAAACAAGATATCCCGAAATTGCTCTTTCCGATTTGCAGGAAGCGGAATATATTTTCCTTTCGACGGAGCCGTATCCTTTTAAGCAAAAGCACGTTGAAGAATTTCAAGCAGAATTCCCTTCGAAAAAAATCATTTTAGTTGATGGCGAAGCTTTTTCGTGGTTTGGAACACATTTGGCGAAAAAAGCCGAATATTTGCAGCATTTAGCAAAGTTATAA
- the mgtE gene encoding magnesium transporter: METHDLIFNPQDIAERLSELRADERLIAFLKVPKEYKADVFSHLDPDFQEETIRGIGSDEVSEILNAMSPDDRTALFEDFPDELIKYSINHLNPQERRVALKLLGYNADSIARLMTPYYIQIRKEWTVKRCFQQIKKLGKKVETMNHLYVVDERNRLIDDIMIGSLLLAEEDTLISEITDNHFVAITTTTSKEDAVPYFEKYDRSALPIVTENGVLVGIVTIDDILDQIESQNTEDIQKFGGVDALDLPYTQTSWTEMIRKRATWLVILFFSEMLTASAMGYFEHEIEKAVVLALFVPLIISSGGNSGSQAATLIIRAMALQEITLKDWWYVMRKEIVSGLCLGGILGIIGFIRIMMWQKVGFFDYGEHWIFIAFSISVSLVMIVLWGTLSGSMIPFVLKRLKLDPATSSAPFVATLVDVTGLIIYFTVAGFFLAGKLL, encoded by the coding sequence TTGGAAACGCACGATCTTATTTTCAATCCGCAGGATATTGCCGAAAGACTCAGTGAACTTCGCGCTGATGAAAGGCTGATTGCGTTTTTGAAAGTGCCGAAAGAGTACAAAGCGGATGTTTTTTCGCACCTCGATCCGGACTTTCAGGAGGAAACCATCCGCGGAATTGGCAGTGATGAGGTTTCGGAAATTCTGAATGCGATGTCGCCAGATGACCGGACGGCGCTTTTTGAGGATTTTCCGGATGAACTGATCAAATATTCCATCAACCACCTGAATCCGCAGGAAAGACGCGTCGCGCTAAAACTTTTGGGGTACAACGCCGATTCTATCGCACGTTTGATGACGCCGTATTATATTCAAATCCGAAAAGAATGGACGGTAAAACGGTGTTTTCAGCAAATTAAGAAGCTCGGTAAAAAAGTGGAAACCATGAACCATCTTTATGTGGTTGATGAGCGAAACCGCCTGATAGACGACATTATGATTGGTTCGCTGCTTTTGGCGGAAGAAGACACGCTGATTTCCGAAATTACTGACAACCACTTTGTTGCAATTACGACGACTACTTCAAAAGAAGATGCGGTGCCTTATTTTGAAAAATATGACCGTTCTGCTTTGCCGATTGTGACTGAAAATGGCGTTTTGGTGGGCATTGTAACCATTGATGATATTTTAGACCAAATTGAGTCGCAGAACACTGAAGACATTCAAAAATTCGGGGGTGTGGATGCGCTGGATTTGCCGTACACGCAAACGTCGTGGACCGAAATGATTCGCAAACGCGCAACCTGGCTCGTAATCCTCTTTTTCTCTGAAATGCTGACCGCTTCTGCGATGGGCTATTTTGAACATGAAATTGAAAAAGCAGTGGTTTTAGCGCTTTTTGTTCCATTGATTATTTCCAGTGGCGGCAACTCCGGTTCGCAAGCCGCAACGTTGATAATCCGCGCAATGGCGCTGCAGGAAATTACGCTCAAAGACTGGTGGTATGTGATGCGCAAAGAAATTGTTTCCGGACTGTGCCTCGGTGGAATTCTTGGAATTATCGGTTTTATCCGGATTATGATGTGGCAGAAAGTAGGCTTTTTCGATTATGGCGAACACTGGATTTTTATTGCCTTTAGTATTTCTGTTTCTTTAGTTATGATTGTTTTATGGGGAACTTTATCAGGTTCTATGATTCCATTTGTGCTGAAACGGTTGAAGCTGGATCCTGCGACATCTTCAGCACCGTTTGTTGCTACACTTGTGGACGTTACCGGACTGATTATTTACTTCACCGTGGCAGGTTTTTTCCTTGCCGGAAAGCTGCTTTAG
- a CDS encoding NUDIX hydrolase yields the protein MRTFGRNLLTQIQQATLQGDAAHEIYSPPYRPLFTYEEILTKNPKFAAVNILLYLKDNEWYLPLIVRSENERDRHSGQISLPGGKKEDFDADYAATAKRETSEEVGIDEHYIRIIRELSPIYIPPSNFYVKAFVSYTKKNPVFTLQESEAVELIEFPVSTILSLKDTPEMMVLPTSRGVEVPVINFNGYIIWGATSMILSEFSQLLKNL from the coding sequence ATGAGAACATTTGGTAGAAATCTGCTCACTCAAATTCAGCAAGCAACACTTCAGGGCGACGCGGCCCACGAAATTTATTCTCCGCCCTACCGCCCGCTTTTTACGTACGAAGAAATTTTAACCAAAAATCCGAAGTTTGCTGCCGTTAATATTTTGCTTTATTTAAAGGATAACGAATGGTATTTGCCGCTTATCGTACGCAGCGAAAATGAGCGCGACCGCCACAGCGGACAAATTTCTCTGCCCGGCGGAAAAAAAGAAGATTTCGATGCTGATTATGCCGCCACCGCAAAGCGCGAAACTTCCGAAGAAGTTGGAATTGATGAACATTATATCCGTATTATTCGTGAACTTTCACCAATTTATATCCCGCCGAGCAACTTTTACGTGAAAGCTTTTGTTTCTTACACCAAGAAAAATCCGGTTTTCACACTTCAGGAAAGTGAAGCCGTAGAGCTCATAGAATTTCCGGTTTCGACCATTTTAAGTTTGAAGGACACGCCTGAAATGATGGTTTTGCCCACCTCGCGAGGTGTAGAAGTTCCGGTGATTAATTTCAACGGCTATATCATTTGGGGCGCAACGTCGATGATCCTGAGTGAGTTTAGCCAATTATTGAAAAATTTGTAA
- a CDS encoding lysophospholipid acyltransferase family protein, protein MAKKNIFTDAFGNLYFLKRLIIFVLGMVSYRRFNGFNKLKISGTENLVDLPDSNVLFVSNHQTYFADVAAMYHAFCAVNNGYLNSIKNPIYLLNPKVDFYYVAAEETMNKGFMTKLFKLAGAVTVKRTWRAEGQNVNRMVDLTEVENIMKALDNGWVITFPQGTTSAFAQGRKGTAKLVKNQKPIVIPIKINGFRRAFDKKGLRVKVTGVKPTMVFKPALDIDYERDDAQTILKKIMIGIEQTEDFNVLHEYDEELKTKKADVKI, encoded by the coding sequence ATGGCGAAGAAAAATATTTTCACAGATGCTTTTGGCAATCTGTATTTCCTGAAACGGCTGATTATTTTTGTTTTGGGGATGGTTTCTTACCGAAGATTTAATGGTTTTAATAAACTGAAAATTTCCGGCACTGAAAATTTGGTTGATCTTCCCGACTCTAACGTGCTTTTCGTTTCTAATCACCAAACCTATTTTGCCGATGTTGCCGCGATGTATCACGCTTTTTGTGCGGTAAATAACGGATATTTGAATTCCATTAAAAATCCTATTTACCTGCTCAATCCAAAAGTAGATTTTTACTACGTTGCCGCTGAAGAAACCATGAACAAAGGTTTCATGACCAAACTCTTCAAACTCGCCGGCGCTGTAACAGTAAAAAGAACCTGGCGCGCGGAAGGGCAAAACGTAAACCGAATGGTGGATTTAACCGAAGTTGAAAATATCATGAAAGCGCTGGACAACGGCTGGGTAATCACTTTTCCGCAAGGCACCACTTCGGCTTTTGCACAAGGCAGAAAAGGAACCGCGAAACTGGTAAAAAACCAAAAACCCATTGTAATTCCCATAAAAATTAATGGTTTTCGCCGCGCTTTTGACAAAAAAGGCCTGCGTGTGAAAGTTACGGGCGTGAAACCGACAATGGTTTTTAAACCTGCTTTAGATATTGATTATGAAAGGGACGATGCACAAACGATTTTAAAGAAAATTATGATCGGCATCGAACAGACGGAAGATTTCAATGTGCTGCACGAATACGATGAAGAATTGAAAACTAAAAAAGCAGACGTAAAAATTTAA